The stretch of DNA ACTGGCGCAGGCCAAGAGCGCATACAACATTGCCAAGAAACATTTGGATGGTTTGAACGCGGTCGGCAAGCAAGGCGCAATCAAGACGGCCAATGGACAGCTCACGTCGGCAAAAGGAAAGCTGCTGAACTCTGAAGCGCAGCTCAGCTATTCTGAAGTGCGCAGCCCGATTGCGGGATTCATCACTGACCGTCCGCTTTACCCCGGAGAAATGGCGTCAACCGCCGCGCCACTGCTCACCGTGATGGACATTTCCCAGATCATTGCCAAAGCACACATTCCACAGAGTGACGCGCTTCAACTCCACAAAGGCGACGCTGCCACGATTTCATTGGCCGGACTGGACAAGGCGATCAGCGGCAAGGTGTCTCTCATTAGTCCAGCGCTCGATCCCAACAGCACCACGGTTGAAGTGTGGGTGCAGGCGCCGAATCCGGACCAGCTTTTGCGTCCCGGCACCACGGCCCAGATTGCCATTACCGCGCAAACGGTCAAGGACGCATTGGTAGTGCCCGCAGCCGCACTGCTCAATGCCAAAGGTGACGCAGCCCAGGTGATGGTGGTGGACTCGCAAAGCCAGGCCAGCAGCCGCGACGTCAAGACCGGAATCGCAACAGGCCAGCAGGTGCAGATTGTCTCCGGTCTCAAGCCTGGAGAAGTGGTGGTGACGGAAGGAGCGTACGGCCTGCCCGACAAGACGAAAGTCAAAATCGAAAAGCCGGAAACGGAAGCCGCCGGCGAAGACGCCAAGGACAAAGACAAAGATAAAGATGACGACGAAAAATCAGGCAAGGCTGGCGACGATGCGGCCAAACTTGACGAGAATAAAGGCGGGAAAAATAAATCATCGGCGGGCGATCAAGCGAAAGACAAGCCTGATGCCAGCAGCAAGAAAGCCGCGCAACCTAAGGCCAATGGCAAGAAAGGCAGCGGCTCAAAGGACTAGCCCAGATGGCGGATGAACCCAAAGTCACGAACCATATTGACGTGAAGGGCATCGCGGCACGCCGCCACTGGCTGGCCCAGAACTCCGCTACGATAATCTTCCTCATTATCGTGATCGCACTGGTCGGCGGCTATCAGGCGCTGAATATTCCTATCGCGGTTTTTCCTTCTACAGATTTTCCTCGCATCGTGATTGGCATTGATAACGGCGTAATGCCAATTGATCAAATGATGGTTACCATCACGCGACCAGTTGAGCAGGCCGTAAACAGCGTGCAGGGCCTGGAGATGGTGCGTTCCATCACCAGCCGCGGCTCTGCGGAAGTGGACTTGTTCTTTAACTGGCAAGTTGACATGTTTAAGACGCTCCAGTTGGTTGATTCGGCGCTGTCCAAAATCGCAACCGAGTTGCCGCCAACGGCAAAGGTTGAAAGCCATCGGCTGACGTTCGCTTCATTCCCCATTCTTGGCTACAGCCTCACGTCGGATTCAGTCCCGCAAAATCGGCTCTGGGAAATGGCGACCTATGATATTGCTCCGCGGCTGAATCGAATGACGGGCGTCGCGACCGTGATTGTGCAAGGCGGGCAGGAACCGGAGTTTCAGATCACTCCCAGCCCGGCACGTTTGCTGGCGACATCCGTGACGGTAACGGACATCCTGAATGCGGTAAAAGCCACGAACCTTGTGGACTCTCCCGGGCTGTTCGAACGCAACCATCAACTGATGCTCGGCCTGGTGAGCGGACAAGCGCGCAACGCTGACGATCTGGCAAATACCGTCATCAAGAACACACCTGCGGGACTTCCGGTGCGCATCGGCGATGTGGCCACGGTCCAGCAGTCGGTCAAGCCGATTTATACGATTGTGCGTGCCGACGGAAAACCTGCGGTGCTGCTGAACATCAATCGTCAGCCGGACAGCAATACGGTTGCGGTGGCCAATGAAGTGCATGACGAGATTGCGAGCATTCGCAAGACGCTGCCTCCGGGAATCCGGCTCACGCCTTTTTATGACCAATCGGGCATTGTGCGCGATTCCATCAAAAGCGTGCGCGACGCCATCCTGATGGGACTGATCCTTTCTGCGATTGTGCTGGTCGTATTCCTGCGCGATTGGGGAAGCTCGATAGTGGCCGGGCTGGTGATTCCAGTTACGATTTTTGTCACCTTTCTGGCGCTTAAGCTTCTGGGTGAAAGTTTTAACCTGATGACGCTGGGCGGACTTGCCGCCGCCGTGGGACTGGTGATCGACGATGCGATAGTCGTGGTGGAAAACATTGTGCTGCATCGCGACGCCGGCGAAGGCAAGATTGAAGCCATGCAGAGCGCGCTTTCTGAAATCACCGTTCCGCTGATCGGTTCCACGCTCACTCCCATTGTTGTATTCCTTCCGCTGATTTCCATGACGGGCGTAAATGGAACGTTCTTCCGTGCCTTGGCCGTGACCATGTGTGCCGCGCTGTTGACGTCGCTCATTCTGGCGCTTACATGGACACCAACACTGAGCCTTTTTCTGCTGCGACGCAAGGAATCTGAAAGCGCAAATGTGGCGTCCAACGGTGACGTGGACTCTGAAATTCGCAAGCTCATGGCTGCTGAAGAGTCCTCCATGAAAGGTTTCTTCGGCCGGATTATCGAGTTTTACGAACGCTGGTTGCGTCGCGCGCTGGAGCATCCACGGACATTGCTCGCGGGCGCGGCCGTGCTCGTACTGGTCTCATTTGGAGCTTTTTATTTCCTAGGCTCGGACCTGCTTCCGGAAATGGACGAAGGCGGCTTCATCCTTGACTACCTGACGCCGCCGGGCAGTTCATTGCAGGAGACTGACCGCATTGTGGGCCATTTGGAAAAGATGTTGCAAGAAACACCAGAGGTGGAAAGCACATCTCGCCGCACAGGATTGCAGCTTGGCCTGGCAGCCGTGACGGAAGCAAACCGCGGCGACCTCACGGTAAAGTTGAAAGCGAATCGCAAGCGGGCAACCGACGACGTTATTGCTGACCTGCGCGAGCAAGTCAAGCGGGAGGAACCTGCGGTAGATGTAGATTTCCCCTTGATCCTGCAAGACATGATCGGCGATTTAACGGGTGAGCCCGAGCCGGTAGTGATCAAGCTGTTCTCAGAAGACCCAAAGCTGCTGGAACAGCAGGCGCCGCGCGTTGCGGACGCAATCGAAAAGATCAAGGGCGTGGTCGATCTGAAGAACGGGATTGAGAACACCATGAGCGGCCCTGCGGCGGAGTTCCGCGTGAACACCACGGTCGCGGCCAAAGCCGGATTTACCGCGGAAGAAGTCTCCACCGATGCTGAAGCGGTATTACAAGGCGTCACGGGAGCAAATCCTGTAGTCGCCAACAACCGCGCGTATAACGTCCGTGTGCGCTTTCCGGAGCAGAACCGGAGTTCCCTGGAAGCCATGAGCAACACGCTGCTGGTGAGTTCCGCTGGCAGGACGGCCACACTGGGTTCTCTGGCGCAGATGAGCGAGCTTCCGGGACAAACCGAGATCAATCGCGAAAACCTGCAGCGTATGGTGGAGGTCACGGCGCGTCTTGAGAATATGAGCCTGGGCAAGGGAATGGAAAAAGTGCGGAAGGTGGTGGAGGGATTGCATCTGCCTTCCGGCATTCGCGTGGCTTATGGCGGCAAGTATGCGCAGCAGCAGAAAGATTTTCATGACATGGCCATGGTGCTGTTGCTGGCCATCATTCTGGTATTCACCGTGCTCTTGTTTGAATTCCGCAACTTTTCCGCGCCGGTGGCGATCCTGAGTTCTGCGTTGCTCTCGATCTCCGGTGTGTTTCTAGCGTTGCTGGTTACGGGCAAGACCGTGAATCTGGCATCACTGATGGGGATGATCATGGTGATTGGCATTGTGGCCAAGAATGGAATTTTGCTGCTGGATGCGAACCAGAAATTCGCCCACGCCAACTTTGAGCCGGAAGAAGCAATGGTGCAGGCTGGCCGCCGCCGTTTGCGTCCTATCTTTATGACTGCCCTGGCAACCATGGCGGGCATGTTGCCGCTGGCATTTGCGCTGGGCGCTGGATCAGAAATGCTGCAGCCGCTGGCAATTGCCGTGATCGGCGGAATTTTAGTCTCAATGGTGCTCTCTTTGATTGTTACGCCCGCTGTTTATTTCTACCTGGGAAAGATCCGCTCGCGCGCCTAATGCACTACTCTTTTGTTGTAACCAATACAGATCAGGATCCTCAATATTGATGTGCAGTGGAGATGCTGCTGCCAGCGTTTAAAGACTTTGATTCAATAGATCGCGCATCTGGGCGTAGCCGGAATCATTGGGATGTATGCCGTCCACTGTATAGCCGGATTGTTGGTAGAACAAGCCGGAGAAATCAACTACGGTCACTCGAGGCATTAGGCCGATGCTGTTATTCAACGGAGTGCGCCACAGATCATAGAAAGTGACAGGCGCCTTGCCCGAAGGCTCCATCCAGGGAGCGGGGTGCGCGGGATCGTAGGGATATATGGTACAGATAATTACTTTGATGCCTTTTGCGCCGGCCATGGCCGCCATACTTTGCAGGTCATCCACGGGATTGCCAAAATTATTCTGAAGCATATTGTTCCATGCAGCCATGATCACAATGGTCTTGGGTGGCGTGACCTGAACACAACTGAGAGGGAAGGTAGAGTCGCCATCAAGGCCGTGACAGACCTTGTTGCCTGAGAGGACATCTGGAAGCAGCGCCTTGAGCTGGTCCGTCCGTTAGCCGAACATGCCGCCATTCACATACTGCTTGCCGGGGAAATAAGTGGCCAGGTCCCAGGCGCCAAAGATGGAGTCACCAAAGAAAATCACGGAGGGCTGGGGTGGCTGAGGAGGGTGATTGGCCCCGCCG from Terriglobia bacterium encodes:
- a CDS encoding efflux RND transporter permease subunit, which produces MADEPKVTNHIDVKGIAARRHWLAQNSATIIFLIIVIALVGGYQALNIPIAVFPSTDFPRIVIGIDNGVMPIDQMMVTITRPVEQAVNSVQGLEMVRSITSRGSAEVDLFFNWQVDMFKTLQLVDSALSKIATELPPTAKVESHRLTFASFPILGYSLTSDSVPQNRLWEMATYDIAPRLNRMTGVATVIVQGGQEPEFQITPSPARLLATSVTVTDILNAVKATNLVDSPGLFERNHQLMLGLVSGQARNADDLANTVIKNTPAGLPVRIGDVATVQQSVKPIYTIVRADGKPAVLLNINRQPDSNTVAVANEVHDEIASIRKTLPPGIRLTPFYDQSGIVRDSIKSVRDAILMGLILSAIVLVVFLRDWGSSIVAGLVIPVTIFVTFLALKLLGESFNLMTLGGLAAAVGLVIDDAIVVVENIVLHRDAGEGKIEAMQSALSEITVPLIGSTLTPIVVFLPLISMTGVNGTFFRALAVTMCAALLTSLILALTWTPTLSLFLLRRKESESANVASNGDVDSEIRKLMAAEESSMKGFFGRIIEFYERWLRRALEHPRTLLAGAAVLVLVSFGAFYFLGSDLLPEMDEGGFILDYLTPPGSSLQETDRIVGHLEKMLQETPEVESTSRRTGLQLGLAAVTEANRGDLTVKLKANRKRATDDVIADLREQVKREEPAVDVDFPLILQDMIGDLTGEPEPVVIKLFSEDPKLLEQQAPRVADAIEKIKGVVDLKNGIENTMSGPAAEFRVNTTVAAKAGFTAEEVSTDAEAVLQGVTGANPVVANNRAYNVRVRFPEQNRSSLEAMSNTLLVSSAGRTATLGSLAQMSELPGQTEINRENLQRMVEVTARLENMSLGKGMEKVRKVVEGLHLPSGIRVAYGGKYAQQQKDFHDMAMVLLLAIILVFTVLLFEFRNFSAPVAILSSALLSISGVFLALLVTGKTVNLASLMGMIMVIGIVAKNGILLLDANQKFAHANFEPEEAMVQAGRRRLRPIFMTALATMAGMLPLAFALGAGSEMLQPLAIAVIGGILVSMVLSLIVTPAVYFYLGKIRSRA
- a CDS encoding efflux RND transporter periplasmic adaptor subunit produces the protein MAFSFVTIGCGKGEKEEAPEVSVQATPAATADISRVVNTEGIIFPVAQSAITPKISAPVKKFYVVRGQKVKQGQLLATLENRDLSAAALDNKGAYEQAEAAYSTSLGATLPEENAKAELDVQTAQQELDAQQKLYNSRQDLFKQGALPRKDLDAAAVSLAQAKSAYNIAKKHLDGLNAVGKQGAIKTANGQLTSAKGKLLNSEAQLSYSEVRSPIAGFITDRPLYPGEMASTAAPLLTVMDISQIIAKAHIPQSDALQLHKGDAATISLAGLDKAISGKVSLISPALDPNSTTVEVWVQAPNPDQLLRPGTTAQIAITAQTVKDALVVPAAALLNAKGDAAQVMVVDSQSQASSRDVKTGIATGQQVQIVSGLKPGEVVVTEGAYGLPDKTKVKIEKPETEAAGEDAKDKDKDKDDDEKSGKAGDDAAKLDENKGGKNKSSAGDQAKDKPDASSKKAAQPKANGKKGSGSKD